The genomic stretch ATGATGAGGGGTGAATTCGATCAAAGCGGAGGATATGGTGATAGGTTATTGTTGCTTTGCTCGTTCTTCTAATATATGTCATTGTAGAGAATGGTTCAAACGCATAATCTCTTCTtctttgaatatgattttttgatCCATATTTAGCTTGTATTTTGGTAGATGTGCTTCTAGCATAGGACTTTTAGGCGGTTGAGCTAGTGCCTCTCAAAGTTGGCCTGATCATATCAATGCCCTGCTTGATCAGACTGTCGGGTTGGAGGACGACCTTCCTCTGTAAGATATCGTTCGAGGTGGCCACGCTTGAGCAGTTCCTCCTCGGGTGTTAAACTACTCAAGGAGGATGATCTCTTGCTTTGAGCATTGAGGTCAAAGTTGTCTTTGGCCATGGTCTCAATTGAACTAATAAGATTTCATTTTATCTCTTGGGTAATTTAAGACCTCATTGATTGAGGATCTCGGAGTAATCCTTTCTCCATGATAACACCTCAGTTTGAGAGGTGTTGAGATTATAATCTCTCCTTAGGTATATTCGATCCTTTCGAGAGGACCCTTCCCTCTAAGTTTTATCAGTTTAGGACTGAGAGGGTCGATTCTCCTTGTGTTGCTTTTTGCCTTTCGCCTTTCTTTTCTTTGACATTAAGGGATTCAATGGTGATATGGTTCACCCTCTACAATAGTTTCAGATAGGTGGTCGATGGCCCTATGGTGACTAACCAAAAAAAGTTGGAGAGGTGAAGGTTCTTGATGAATGCTTGAATAAGGACCAAAGGGTTGGGGTAGGACACTATCCTGCCTTGCATTGTTGTCGACCTTGCTAAGGTAGCAAGATAAGAACTCATCTTCGTCTTGGCAAATTGCTAGTAATGAGGTTGTTGTCCGTTTCATTACTTTGCGTTCGGTGAGGTTGACTGAAGTTAGAAGAAGACTAGGGTACCAATCCACTCCACTACATCCCCTTAAAGAGTTAAGAAGGATTGATGCATCATGGCGTCAAGTATAGCAGTATCTGTGCTATGAATGTCGCGATGTGCTCGGTTGGGTTTGAGTTGCCCTTGGAAGGTTTCCAAACTGGGGAGTCAGGAACCTTTGGGGACATGTTCTTGAATTTGTCGGGTGAAAGGGCATCATGTGTGAAAATTAACCTTCTTGACCTCCTTCCCTCATTTAATTTCTCACCTCAAATCCTTGATATTTTGGTCCCTTTCATGTAGTTGCTTCTAAACATTCGAGAGTAAATCAACCTTTGGTCCCTTTCATGTAGTTCTTATCGAACATCGAGCTGCGGGTTGGAGGTGCATTGCCTTCAACTATGTTCCCATTGTGTAGCAACTCAGTTTTCTTATGACATTTACAATTGTTCTAGAGCCAAACTATTTAGGGAGTCTTTGGTTGTCCAACGTATTTGTACAAGTCTTGGAGGCATCAAATTGATTAAGTCGTAAGATCGTTGTTAGGATCGCACGTGGATTCGGCTAGACATCTTGCAAAACTAGGTTGGGGATGTGCTAGATAAAGGTTCTGATGCTTAAGTTAGAAATGCGAGGCCATTAGTGTTATATTGAGAAGAATCAGATATTTGACTGAGCCAATGTGTTGACCTTTTAATAGATGTTTTTGGTAACTGTCGACATTTAGTGGGGAGTTATTCTATAAGATGGTTTTATAGAGTCGTTGTCGGGCATTACTTGGTTTTTGGGATTCAATTGAAATGTTTGGGTGTTGGACCATAGTGCTTGTGTGTCGATTGAAATGTGTCgacctgtcacggacttagctggttttacctaagtcgtgcggcacccttgcgtgtccgttcgtaaaggtcagcctctccgaaacctcccatggtcccttaggacctacaaaagagaaaacgggttagagaaagcgtctcactcgggatccacaagcaaacatttcagaaaacacttcatagccaatgcaaattacaaagtctttacaagctctgaacggtcgcacaacaaaggatccaaaatggtccactgtaGATCAaacatctctcacaagtgtccacatgacacaacctttatttacaagcctaaaacgatcaCCAAACCCAACCAAAATTGGGAAGTTAAccattcgaccgtccctctacatgctgtgcaaagcatgaacaaaccaaaagacacggacacacataagcattacatcgaacattctgtttagaattttgtccatgATAGATCGTGTGGCCAAATGTGTCAAACTGACGTTTGAGTGGGTGACGTTAGATTGGGTGTTGAGTTGGCAATGATGTGGTGATGATTTGGGCGGGGTGATGATGTGGTGTCTGCATGCCCACATATGGTATAAATTACGTGTCTGGGTCATTTGTATTacattttttattaattagaGATTAGATGCCACAAaaagacaaattttggcgagttgtGGCCTTGTTCATTTCCTGTGGTACTATCTACTATCTGTAATCAGTTGTACGGAAGTACAAGTTGTTGCTTAGGAATTTGTTTCTTTTCGCGAAGCCTGTAGCTAAATGTCACTCCCACttggttgaatttttttttttgagaaaaccatttatttatttatggacTTGTGATTTTAGAGTTTCTGATGATGTCTTAAAGTTTGGTCACAATTGGATCTGCACTTGTTTTGTTCTCATTTAATCTTCTGAGATAATTGATCAATGCCATGTATGTCTGATACTTTGTCACCCACCAATAGTCGGTTACTACTGCTGTTTCTGTTGTTTCATTGATAAATTTGTTTTTTCTAATATCCAGCTGATGAGCTATTGTCCGATTCATTTCATTGTAAGGAAATTGAAAATGGGATGTTGTGGGAAGTCCAAGGAAAGGTTagcattttcatttctttctAAGTTGTGTAATTTTATCATTAATAGAATATTATATTTTGAACATTTAGACTTGTTTCTTATGGTTGTCATTATATGTTAGCTTTAGTATGCTATTGATGCATGTCCTCTGCTTTTGTTACACCACCTTCCTCCTGATGCTTTTTTTAGTGCTACTTCATGACATCAAAATGAATTATTTCTAGGGTCATTTTAGAACTAACTAGTAGTTGTGTGCGCACTAGTCTACAAATTTGTTATCTCAGCTGCTCACGTTTTCAATTCATTATGATTGACTGATTGGCAGTGGGTTGTTAAAGGAGCTATCGATGTAGACATCGGAGCAAACCCTTCTGCTGAAGGCGGTGAAGATGAGGGAGTCGATGATTCTGCTGTTAAAGTGGTTGACATAGTCGACACATTTAGGCTTCAGGCTAGTGCTCCTTTCTAGACATGCGGTATCTGTTCAGTTTTAACTTGAAGTTTACAAAATATGAGTGTGTTCACGATTGATGTCAACAGGAACAACCATCCTTTGATAAGAAGCAATTTGTGACCTATGTGAAGCGCTATATCAAGCTACTGACACCTAAACTTGATGAagagaagcaagagttgtttaAGAAACATATTGAAGGAGCTACCAAGTTCTTGCTTTCGAAGCTCAAAGATCTACAGTTGTAAGGATTAAATTTGTTtgtttcctatatatatatatatatatatatatatatatatatatatatatatatatatatttaattttaccttttttttttccatttcagaCAAGAAAAGCAATAAAAGAAGtttttatatatcttttcttAGATACCCTTATTGTGACTATTATTAGGCTTATATCTTAGCATTGTTCACTCTAATGCTTTTCAGATAATGTCATAATTTTTTCCTGACAAATAATATGTTTTGGCAGTTTTGTTGGTGAAAGTATGCATGACGATGGCAGCATGGTGTTTGCGTATTACAAGGATGGCGCCACTGATCCGACGTTTTTGTATTTTGCCTATGgattgaaggaggtcaagtgctaaAGACGATGGTACATGTGCTTTGGATATCAcagttttttttatttgatttatctttTATCCAAGTGATGTTAAGTAGAACATGTAAAATTCAATTTTGGAATTGACGTAACATTTAATCTGAGGATTGGATTCATaagaagaaaatattaattaattattatgagGGGCCATCGAACATTGAAGGATTGAATTAAATTGAGTACATAATTTGCTTTCGTCTGGTGTTTATGAGAGTACTTGGGCTTTGTGTTTATGAGAGTACTTGGGTATCTGTTACGATGCAGGT from Musa acuminata AAA Group cultivar baxijiao chromosome BXJ1-3, Cavendish_Baxijiao_AAA, whole genome shotgun sequence encodes the following:
- the LOC135614594 gene encoding translationally-controlled tumor protein homolog; amino-acid sequence: MLVYQDLLTADELLSDSFHCKEIENGMLWEVQGKWVVKGAIDVDIGANPSAEGGEDEGVDDSAVKVVDIVDTFRLQEQPSFDKKQFVTYVKRYIKLLTPKLDEEKQELFKKHIEGATKFLLSKLKDLQFFVGESMHDDGSMVFAYYKDGATDPTFLYFAYGLKEVKC